A part of Solicola gregarius genomic DNA contains:
- a CDS encoding NIPSNAP family protein codes for MIYELREYVANDGAETQVHDRFRDATLPLFERHGLNVVGFWTDEADPTRILYLLSFTDSDAQASAWQGFQQDEEWKSAKADSEKNGPIVASMTSRNLQPVSYWTADDQKAAR; via the coding sequence ATGATCTACGAACTTCGTGAGTACGTCGCCAACGACGGCGCAGAGACCCAGGTACACGATCGGTTCCGCGACGCCACGCTGCCGTTGTTCGAGCGGCATGGGCTGAACGTCGTCGGATTCTGGACCGATGAGGCCGACCCGACGCGGATCCTGTACCTGCTCAGCTTCACCGACAGCGACGCGCAGGCGTCAGCCTGGCAAGGCTTTCAGCAGGACGAGGAGTGGAAGTCGGCGAAGGCCGACTCGGAGAAGAACGGCCCGATCGTCGCATCGATGACGAGCCGCAACCTCCAGCCCGTCTCGTACTGGACGGCCGATGATCAGAAGGCAGCACGATGA
- a CDS encoding xanthine dehydrogenase family protein molybdopterin-binding subunit → MREDRRFVTGNGRYVADITPPETVHVGLVTSPFPHARIVSIDVEQALELPGVVTVLTGAELAKSTEALRQYLDVPEVQWRPLAVESTRYAGEWVAAVVATSRAVAEDGAELVDVDYEPLPFILDPERAAQPDAPLVHPTHGTNVMAKREFAWGPVDENRARAASSVSVRTRWNRNSTVPLETFGVVASWDPHREVLDVWASIQMPQFPDQLADALRIPTNQVRVHFDVDVGGSYGVKRGIKHGVLAGFLARKLGVPVKLIEDRSENMHGGDFHGPDRVFEVELAYTDEGEFTHIRLDVLDDEGAYPGRSPLQLAKPIGAIVGPYSITSAEYNATAVTTNKTGQVAVRGFGQSPTNYAIEAAVDAVARELSMDRMELRRRNFIRADEFPYRIPSGTEYDSGDYDAVLDRAIEISELPALAEERDSLRASGRLAGIGVAACLEPGGGNAIFENIMNPKNDKSTFPEACRIRVDGAGAVTAIISISSAGQAHETMVSTLVAEELGVPPEQIAVVRADSLSGFPSQSPVGSRMTIVLGRAINGAATELKDKLCEIGARALDLERSDVEYRDRSVVAVADPDRSLGWDDLVAIAHRKQHLMPPGVQPGLEVVHVAHTPRSGTLTAPDGTVQLYPCYSFEVHVVLAEIDPRTAKVELLRYFIAHDCGTVVNPDVVRGMVYGGTAHGIGVALYEQFAFNDDGQPLTQSFMDYLLPSAHEVPDIVDAEQCTPSPFTSHGQKGVGEAGYMGAPAAVAGAVNDALTAHGAAPIHSLPIKPSDIWTVLQPVRHDSKDRS, encoded by the coding sequence GTGCGAGAGGATCGCCGGTTCGTCACGGGCAACGGCCGGTACGTCGCGGACATCACGCCGCCGGAGACCGTGCACGTCGGCCTTGTGACGAGCCCGTTCCCGCACGCGCGCATCGTCAGCATCGATGTCGAGCAGGCATTGGAGCTTCCTGGCGTGGTGACGGTTCTGACCGGCGCCGAGCTGGCGAAGTCGACCGAGGCGCTGCGCCAGTACCTCGACGTACCCGAGGTCCAGTGGCGGCCGCTGGCCGTCGAGTCGACGCGATACGCAGGGGAGTGGGTTGCCGCGGTCGTTGCGACGTCGCGGGCTGTCGCGGAGGACGGTGCCGAGCTCGTCGACGTCGACTACGAGCCGCTTCCATTCATCCTCGACCCCGAGCGTGCCGCGCAACCAGACGCGCCACTCGTCCACCCGACCCATGGCACCAATGTCATGGCGAAGCGCGAGTTCGCGTGGGGGCCGGTCGACGAGAACCGCGCGCGTGCCGCATCGTCGGTTTCGGTACGTACGCGATGGAACCGCAACTCGACCGTGCCGCTGGAAACCTTCGGTGTTGTTGCGTCATGGGACCCGCATCGCGAGGTCCTGGACGTGTGGGCGTCGATCCAGATGCCGCAGTTCCCCGACCAGCTGGCCGATGCGCTCCGGATCCCGACGAATCAGGTACGGGTGCATTTCGACGTCGACGTCGGGGGCAGCTACGGAGTCAAGCGTGGCATCAAACACGGTGTGCTCGCTGGCTTCCTTGCGCGCAAGCTCGGCGTGCCGGTGAAGCTGATCGAGGACCGCAGCGAGAACATGCACGGCGGTGACTTCCACGGCCCCGATCGGGTGTTCGAGGTCGAGCTCGCGTACACCGACGAGGGGGAGTTCACCCACATCCGGCTCGACGTACTCGATGACGAGGGTGCGTACCCGGGTCGTTCGCCGCTGCAGCTGGCCAAGCCGATCGGCGCGATCGTCGGGCCGTACAGCATCACCAGCGCGGAGTACAACGCGACTGCCGTCACCACCAACAAGACCGGCCAGGTGGCGGTGCGCGGGTTCGGCCAGTCGCCGACCAACTATGCGATCGAGGCCGCTGTCGATGCCGTGGCACGTGAGCTGAGCATGGACCGGATGGAGCTGCGGCGCCGCAACTTCATCCGGGCCGACGAGTTCCCGTACCGCATCCCCAGCGGGACCGAGTACGACTCGGGCGACTACGACGCTGTCCTCGACCGTGCCATCGAGATCTCGGAGCTCCCCGCCCTGGCCGAGGAGCGCGACTCACTGCGTGCGAGCGGACGCCTCGCCGGAATCGGCGTTGCCGCATGTCTCGAGCCGGGCGGTGGCAACGCGATCTTCGAGAACATCATGAACCCGAAGAACGACAAGTCCACGTTCCCTGAAGCTTGTCGGATCCGTGTCGACGGAGCGGGCGCGGTCACGGCGATCATCTCGATCTCGTCGGCCGGTCAGGCGCACGAGACGATGGTTTCCACCCTCGTGGCCGAGGAGCTCGGCGTACCGCCGGAGCAGATCGCGGTCGTACGCGCCGACTCGTTGTCCGGCTTCCCTTCGCAGAGTCCGGTCGGCAGTCGCATGACGATCGTGCTGGGCCGCGCCATCAACGGTGCGGCGACCGAGCTCAAGGACAAGCTGTGCGAGATCGGTGCACGCGCACTCGATCTCGAGCGATCCGACGTCGAGTACCGCGATCGATCGGTGGTTGCTGTCGCTGACCCGGATCGCTCGCTCGGCTGGGATGACCTGGTAGCGATCGCCCATCGCAAACAGCACCTGATGCCACCCGGCGTTCAGCCCGGGCTCGAGGTCGTCCATGTCGCACACACGCCGCGGTCCGGCACGCTGACCGCGCCGGACGGCACGGTGCAGCTCTATCCCTGTTACTCGTTCGAGGTGCACGTCGTACTCGCGGAGATCGACCCGCGTACGGCGAAGGTGGAGTTGCTGCGCTACTTCATCGCCCACGACTGCGGCACGGTCGTCAACCCCGATGTCGTACGCGGAATGGTGTACGGAGGCACGGCGCACGGCATCGGCGTCGCGCTGTACGAGCAGTTTGCGTTCAATGACGACGGGCAGCCGCTCACGCAGTCCTTCATGGACTATCTGCTGCCCAGCGCACACGAGGTCCCCGACATCGTCGACGCCGAGCAGTGCACGCCGTCGCCGTTCACATCGCATGGGCAGAAGGGTGTCGGGGAGGCCGGCTACATGGGCGCTCCGGCGGCAGTGGCCGGAGCGGTCAACGATGCGCTCACCGCTCATGGAGCTGCGCCGATCCACTCACTGCCCATCAAGCCAAGCGACATCTGGACCGTACTTCAGCCGGTCCGACACGACTCGAAGGACCGCTCGTGA
- a CDS encoding FAD binding domain-containing protein, producing the protein MKPVDFDLHQPTTVAEATALLAKYGDESKVLAGGQSLIPLLNFRLARPEHLIDLGRIASLTTVHRTADELSIGAMVTYDRAHQSTAVREAAPLLAEALPHIAHRAIRARGTVGGSVAHADPAAEMPAVTRALDAVLVVAGPQGRREIDASEFFLANLVTVLRDDELLVEIRLKPAPARTGAAFDEVARRRGDFALVGAGAQITLAADGTVEQARICITGVERTPHRATEAESLLVGSRPDVRTIEAAAARAQAGVEPTGDLHATADYRRDVAGALVERVVTEALDRAAQTMSPSLQEKSA; encoded by the coding sequence ATGAAGCCCGTCGACTTCGACTTGCACCAGCCGACGACCGTGGCGGAGGCTACAGCTCTGCTTGCGAAGTACGGCGACGAGAGCAAGGTGCTGGCCGGGGGCCAGAGCCTGATCCCACTGCTCAACTTCCGACTTGCGCGACCCGAGCACCTGATCGACCTCGGCCGGATCGCATCCCTGACGACGGTGCATCGCACCGCCGATGAACTGTCGATCGGAGCGATGGTCACGTACGACCGTGCGCATCAGTCGACGGCCGTACGCGAGGCAGCGCCCTTGCTGGCCGAGGCTCTGCCGCACATCGCCCATCGTGCGATCCGGGCGAGGGGCACGGTGGGCGGCAGTGTGGCGCACGCGGATCCCGCTGCCGAGATGCCGGCGGTGACCCGGGCACTCGATGCTGTGCTCGTCGTCGCCGGACCACAGGGGCGGCGTGAGATCGACGCCTCTGAGTTCTTCCTCGCCAACCTGGTCACGGTTCTCCGCGATGACGAGTTGCTGGTGGAGATCCGCCTGAAGCCTGCTCCCGCTCGTACCGGTGCCGCGTTCGATGAGGTCGCCCGTCGCCGCGGCGACTTCGCCCTCGTGGGCGCGGGCGCGCAGATCACGCTCGCAGCCGACGGAACCGTCGAGCAGGCACGCATCTGCATCACCGGCGTCGAACGTACGCCGCACCGTGCGACAGAGGCCGAGTCACTGCTCGTCGGCTCGCGTCCCGACGTACGCACGATCGAGGCCGCGGCGGCCCGCGCCCAGGCCGGCGTCGAGCCGACGGGCGACCTGCACGCCACCGCCGACTATCGGCGCGATGTCGCCGGCGCTCTCGTCGAGCGAGTCGTGACCGAGGCGCTCGACCGCGCCGCCCAGACCATGTCCCCATCGCTTCAGGAGAAGTCCGCATGA
- a CDS encoding SRPBCC family protein codes for MIELHHQFRVSLPVEDTWDLLLDLPKVAQCLPGASLNDVVEGEYRGGLSTRIGPISAKYRGVASFSERDEIGRRAVIEARGSEEKGSGSASALITASLKPEGAQTLVDVSTELAISGRAAQFGRSLLSEVSDSLVKEFVNRLEAMIEQGASGAGEPLASVGQQPIRASQAPTTDMGSGEQLDVMRTVALPLLRRAAAPAALALATGVVGVLIGRRSRGGRGSRIGRIPVTYVLPYPTERSTPIGG; via the coding sequence ATGATCGAACTCCACCACCAGTTCCGCGTCTCGTTGCCGGTCGAGGACACCTGGGACCTCCTGCTCGATCTGCCGAAGGTCGCACAGTGCTTGCCGGGCGCGAGCCTCAACGATGTGGTCGAGGGCGAGTACCGCGGCGGCTTGTCGACGCGGATCGGCCCGATCAGTGCCAAGTACCGCGGCGTCGCCTCGTTCAGCGAACGCGACGAGATTGGCCGCCGCGCCGTGATCGAGGCCAGGGGAAGCGAAGAGAAGGGCAGCGGCTCTGCCAGTGCTCTGATCACGGCCTCCCTCAAGCCCGAAGGCGCGCAGACACTGGTCGACGTGTCGACCGAGCTGGCGATCAGCGGCCGTGCGGCGCAGTTCGGCCGAAGCCTGCTCAGTGAGGTGAGCGACTCCCTCGTCAAGGAGTTCGTCAATCGCCTGGAGGCGATGATCGAGCAGGGTGCGAGCGGTGCTGGGGAGCCGCTGGCTTCTGTTGGCCAGCAGCCGATCCGGGCTTCGCAGGCTCCCACGACTGACATGGGGTCGGGCGAGCAGCTCGACGTCATGCGCACGGTCGCGTTGCCGCTCCTGCGCCGTGCCGCTGCGCCGGCGGCTCTGGCGCTCGCCACTGGCGTCGTCGGCGTACTCATCGGCCGGCGCAGTCGAGGCGGACGTGGGAGCCGCATCGGCCGGATCCCAGTGACCTACGTACTGCCGTATCCGACGGAACGGTCAACACCAATCGGGGGCTGA
- a CDS encoding ABC transporter ATP-binding protein — MSANPVAEHSIIQFDHVQKSFPGHQAISDLDFTIARNEIVSVVGVTGCGKSTMFNLTLGLFAPTQGTVRVQGHDPYAEFDWFRRKVAVVFQDARLLPWRTALQNVCVGMKFAGVEKSEWEPRARDWLARLGLSGREDSYPHQLSGGQRQRVSLARAFAVDPELILCDESFSALDEITAKNLRAEFVELVRSGGKTGVVITHNIGEALSLGNRVLVLRAPGHLSDDVGIPADASDADREALRTRILAAMEPAGSGDVGPSGALTTAGRSAS, encoded by the coding sequence ATGAGTGCCAACCCAGTCGCCGAACACAGCATCATCCAGTTCGACCACGTCCAGAAGTCCTTTCCCGGTCATCAAGCGATCAGCGACCTCGACTTCACCATCGCCCGCAACGAGATCGTCTCCGTGGTCGGCGTCACCGGCTGTGGCAAGTCGACGATGTTCAACCTGACGCTCGGTCTGTTCGCCCCCACGCAAGGCACGGTTCGCGTCCAGGGCCACGACCCGTACGCCGAGTTCGACTGGTTCCGACGCAAGGTCGCCGTGGTGTTCCAGGATGCACGGTTGCTCCCGTGGCGTACGGCGCTACAGAACGTCTGCGTCGGGATGAAGTTCGCCGGAGTCGAGAAGTCGGAATGGGAGCCGCGGGCGCGCGACTGGCTTGCCAGGCTCGGGCTTTCCGGACGCGAGGACTCGTACCCCCACCAGTTGTCGGGAGGACAGCGTCAACGCGTATCGCTGGCGCGGGCGTTCGCCGTCGATCCCGAGCTGATCCTGTGTGACGAGTCGTTCTCGGCGCTCGACGAGATCACGGCGAAGAACCTACGAGCCGAGTTCGTCGAGCTTGTACGCAGCGGTGGGAAGACCGGTGTCGTGATCACGCACAACATCGGCGAGGCACTTTCCCTGGGCAACCGGGTGCTGGTCCTTCGCGCTCCCGGTCACCTCTCGGACGACGTCGGTATCCCCGCTGATGCGTCGGATGCCGATCGGGAGGCCCTGCGTACCAGGATCCTGGCCGCGATGGAGCCAGCAGGGAGCGGCGACGTCGGGCCGAGCGGCGCGCTCACCACCGCCGGTAGGTCTGCCTCGTGA
- a CDS encoding alpha/beta fold hydrolase, with translation MTVEEAGRSTEYALAYREYGEPAQPTMVLLHSLGTDGRMWHDCIDAFVKAHRVVVPDCRGHGLSDASPDASVEHWVNDLHGLLQKIDGYPVLLVGVSLGGIQAIAFAAMHPALVSGIVVADSFASLPRDISEAKIRTLVERATSAPMHVVADEYIADTFESPVPAGAESVRRAIAEMDAASYIAAVRACFGVDIDDELARVQAPTLVLWGDRDNKTPRPLSERLVDGISQAELQVVPDSGHLSNVDNPTAFAHFVSSFSRDRREARSEPPNSAEEV, from the coding sequence GTGACGGTGGAAGAAGCCGGCCGTTCGACCGAGTACGCGCTCGCCTATCGAGAGTACGGAGAGCCCGCTCAGCCGACGATGGTGCTCCTGCACAGCCTCGGCACCGACGGACGAATGTGGCACGACTGTATTGATGCCTTCGTGAAGGCGCACCGTGTTGTCGTTCCTGATTGCCGTGGACACGGCCTGTCCGACGCGTCCCCAGACGCATCGGTGGAGCACTGGGTCAATGACCTTCATGGGCTCCTCCAAAAGATCGATGGCTACCCGGTTCTGCTTGTCGGTGTCTCCTTGGGCGGCATCCAGGCGATTGCCTTTGCCGCGATGCACCCGGCGCTCGTGTCCGGAATCGTCGTCGCGGACAGTTTCGCTTCTCTTCCGCGCGACATCTCCGAGGCAAAGATCCGTACGCTCGTCGAGCGTGCGACCTCGGCGCCGATGCACGTGGTTGCCGACGAGTACATCGCCGACACTTTCGAGTCGCCGGTTCCTGCCGGAGCCGAGTCGGTTCGTCGCGCGATCGCCGAGATGGACGCGGCAAGCTACATCGCCGCGGTCCGGGCCTGCTTCGGCGTAGACATCGATGACGAACTCGCTCGCGTCCAAGCACCGACACTCGTGCTGTGGGGCGACAGGGACAACAAGACACCGCGGCCCCTCTCCGAGAGGCTCGTCGACGGGATCTCTCAGGCGGAACTCCAGGTCGTACCGGACTCCGGGCACCTGTCGAACGTCGATAACCCCACGGCCTTCGCGCACTTCGTGTCCAGCTTCAGCAGAGATCGCCGCGAAGCACGATCAGAACCACCGAACTCCGCAGAAGAGGTCTGA
- a CDS encoding amidohydrolase family protein: MTDSSTYASDAVIDVHAHLVPIDVLTAIAGGDTRFPNIEVTPHEATYRVAFNGGAPTRPIAPGLSDPVRRTAWLDEHGIDVQVVGGWLDIFGYQLPSDEGTEWSSVLTDGLRTAAARDERLVVLGTVPLQAPNQAAELLRLHHKAGLPGVMVATRAAGRDLDDPAFTPFWEAADETGAVISLHPGFGGAGERYNDFGLVNGLARLEDTTVTLARLLYAGIPARYANARILVAHAGAALPYVLGRLVQNHAVNPDSTADPLESFSRLYFDSVVFDSDALRFLLGKVGAQKVLLGSDYPFPIGDLKPRNVIEAAELDAEARVQVEGGNARELFLRARR, encoded by the coding sequence GTGACTGACTCTTCTACGTACGCAAGCGATGCTGTCATCGACGTGCACGCCCACCTGGTGCCGATCGACGTGCTCACCGCTATCGCCGGAGGCGACACCCGCTTCCCGAACATCGAGGTGACGCCGCACGAGGCCACGTACCGGGTGGCGTTCAACGGTGGGGCACCGACACGTCCCATCGCGCCAGGGCTTTCGGATCCTGTCCGTCGCACCGCCTGGCTCGACGAGCACGGCATCGACGTGCAGGTCGTCGGCGGGTGGCTCGATATCTTCGGCTACCAGCTTCCCAGCGACGAGGGTACGGAGTGGTCCTCGGTTCTGACCGACGGCCTGCGTACAGCAGCGGCACGTGATGAGCGGCTCGTCGTACTCGGGACCGTGCCGCTGCAGGCACCGAACCAGGCCGCCGAGCTGCTTCGCCTGCACCACAAGGCAGGGCTGCCCGGCGTCATGGTGGCGACGCGTGCTGCGGGACGCGACCTCGACGACCCGGCGTTCACGCCGTTCTGGGAAGCCGCCGACGAGACCGGGGCGGTCATCTCCTTGCACCCCGGTTTCGGTGGTGCGGGGGAGCGGTACAACGACTTCGGCCTCGTCAACGGCTTGGCGCGTCTCGAGGACACCACCGTGACCCTCGCTCGACTCCTGTACGCGGGAATCCCGGCTCGGTACGCGAACGCGAGGATCCTGGTGGCACATGCCGGTGCGGCACTTCCGTACGTACTCGGCCGGCTGGTGCAGAACCACGCCGTCAATCCGGACTCGACCGCGGATCCGTTGGAGTCGTTCTCCCGACTCTACTTCGACTCGGTGGTCTTCGACTCCGATGCGCTGCGTTTCCTGCTCGGCAAGGTCGGCGCGCAGAAGGTGCTCCTCGGTTCCGACTACCCGTTCCCGATCGGCGATCTCAAGCCCCGCAACGTGATCGAGGCCGCGGAGTTGGATGCAGAGGCCCGCGTACAGGTCGAAGGCGGGAACGCGCGGGAGCTTTTCCTAAGGGCGCGCCGATGA
- a CDS encoding ABC transporter permease, which translates to MSALEALASPAPKAAKEPVWKRFADLKIVVLIGVFLIVWKIAATVVGGYNVPQISEVTSHMWETVTSEDGLTNLFTTLARVGFGLACSFVVGTAIGLLTGANRLAAGYLLPVVRFIQGVPSLSWVIIAVIWFIDVETRVFFVMLLVTLPGFVLQTYDSYRAIPAELRDMARSFRPSRWALFREVTFPSITPGLFTAWKVNLGLGIRMVLIAELVGATVGVGSQLLTAQQLFDMAAVVSWTLLLAICMLILQAVIDGIEAYVLRYRAVPMPAATRQTNVSEIAPATETAKVK; encoded by the coding sequence ATGTCCGCACTCGAAGCTTTGGCGAGCCCTGCCCCGAAGGCTGCTAAAGAGCCTGTCTGGAAGCGTTTCGCCGACCTCAAGATCGTCGTCCTGATCGGTGTCTTCCTCATCGTGTGGAAGATCGCCGCCACAGTCGTCGGCGGCTACAACGTCCCGCAGATCTCCGAGGTCACCTCGCATATGTGGGAGACCGTCACCAGCGAAGACGGCTTGACGAACCTCTTCACGACGCTTGCGCGAGTGGGCTTCGGTCTCGCCTGCTCCTTCGTCGTCGGCACCGCTATCGGGCTGCTCACCGGCGCCAACCGGCTCGCGGCCGGATACCTGCTGCCCGTCGTCCGGTTCATCCAGGGCGTTCCGTCGCTGTCGTGGGTGATCATCGCGGTGATCTGGTTCATCGACGTCGAAACCCGGGTCTTCTTCGTCATGCTGCTCGTGACGCTCCCCGGGTTCGTCCTCCAGACGTACGACTCCTACCGCGCGATCCCCGCCGAGCTTCGCGACATGGCGAGGTCGTTCCGCCCGTCACGCTGGGCCCTCTTTCGTGAGGTCACCTTCCCCTCGATCACGCCCGGCCTGTTCACCGCGTGGAAGGTCAACCTGGGCCTCGGTATTCGCATGGTCCTGATCGCCGAACTCGTCGGGGCCACGGTCGGTGTCGGCTCGCAGCTGCTCACCGCCCAGCAGCTGTTCGACATGGCGGCCGTCGTCTCGTGGACCTTGCTCTTGGCGATCTGCATGTTGATCCTGCAGGCGGTGATCGACGGGATTGAGGCGTACGTCCTGCGCTACCGCGCCGTGCCGATGCCAGCGGCGACTCGCCAGACGAATGTCAGCGAGATCGCGCCCGCCACCGAGACCGCGAAGGTGAAGTGA
- a CDS encoding (2Fe-2S)-binding protein, with product MARQCEIAVEVNGEQRPARVPARTSLADFLRDDLGLTGTHLGCEHGVCGACTVLLNGQPVRSCIMLAAQADGQAVTTIEGMSGPDGELTEVQDAFCRTHALQCGFCTPGMVLAVQALVDRNDQPSREEIDDAIGGNICRCTGYVQIREAVEQVVAGQAGKAALTADGAAR from the coding sequence ATGGCTCGCCAGTGTGAAATCGCCGTCGAGGTGAACGGTGAGCAGCGCCCCGCTCGTGTGCCCGCTCGTACGAGCCTCGCCGACTTCCTCCGAGACGACCTCGGGCTGACGGGCACCCATCTCGGGTGTGAGCACGGGGTATGCGGTGCGTGCACCGTGTTGTTGAATGGCCAGCCCGTTCGCTCCTGCATCATGCTCGCGGCTCAGGCCGACGGGCAGGCCGTCACCACCATCGAGGGTATGTCCGGGCCGGACGGTGAGCTCACCGAAGTGCAGGATGCGTTCTGTCGTACGCACGCGTTGCAATGCGGCTTCTGCACGCCCGGCATGGTGCTCGCGGTCCAGGCGCTCGTCGACCGGAACGACCAACCGTCGCGTGAGGAGATCGACGACGCCATCGGTGGCAACATCTGCCGCTGCACGGGCTACGTGCAGATCCGCGAGGCCGTGGAGCAGGTGGTCGCGGGCCAGGCCGGAAAAGCCGCACTCACGGCGGACGGTGCTGCCCGATGA
- a CDS encoding ABC transporter substrate-binding protein — translation MHRSEDIVPRNPLSNIARLQFRKHRAPAVVGALALVSAVSLTACSGSDATEVKVVAFQAPSLGAFLPAVIEDQKLDEDNDINMTFTYATPDNYNTEFGAGHYDVGASAALLSEGLRTERDSDVTYLFNLFDFYGTVVTQESDIKALPDLDGRTLAAATGTTNFAMFQWFAEKEGLSLDNVETQNQTTAGLSTMAQTGRTDATQLWEPAYSTLVEKNSDIETIDLDAAKWNAEFGTDEIPYLGVAAQSDWADDHPDEVQAMYDTYKAAADWTMENPEDAAEIIAAEIPGGDAGVIQDLIENNDERLRMNVVPASDVSAGIASVFKAGQETGYLTKTPPDSVIYDGLK, via the coding sequence ATGCACAGAAGTGAGGACATCGTGCCCCGCAACCCACTCAGCAACATCGCCCGGCTCCAGTTTCGCAAGCATCGTGCCCCCGCCGTCGTGGGCGCGCTTGCGCTCGTGTCGGCGGTGAGCCTGACCGCCTGCTCTGGATCGGACGCGACCGAGGTCAAGGTCGTCGCCTTCCAGGCGCCGTCTCTCGGCGCATTCCTGCCCGCCGTCATCGAGGATCAGAAGCTCGATGAGGACAACGACATCAACATGACCTTCACGTACGCGACGCCGGACAACTACAACACGGAGTTCGGCGCCGGACACTACGACGTCGGCGCGAGCGCGGCGCTGCTCTCGGAAGGTCTTCGTACGGAACGCGACTCGGACGTGACGTACCTGTTCAACCTGTTCGACTTCTACGGGACGGTCGTCACCCAGGAGTCCGACATCAAGGCGCTGCCCGACCTCGACGGCAGGACCCTCGCCGCCGCGACGGGTACGACGAACTTCGCGATGTTCCAGTGGTTCGCGGAGAAGGAGGGGCTGTCCCTCGACAATGTCGAGACGCAGAACCAGACGACCGCGGGACTGTCGACGATGGCGCAGACCGGGCGTACCGACGCGACCCAACTATGGGAGCCCGCGTACTCGACGCTCGTGGAGAAGAACTCCGACATCGAGACGATCGATCTAGACGCCGCGAAGTGGAATGCCGAGTTCGGAACCGACGAGATCCCCTACCTCGGGGTGGCGGCACAGTCTGACTGGGCCGACGATCATCCCGATGAGGTCCAGGCGATGTACGACACGTACAAGGCCGCGGCCGACTGGACGATGGAGAACCCGGAGGACGCGGCGGAGATCATCGCCGCCGAGATCCCCGGAGGGGATGCCGGCGTGATCCAGGACCTGATCGAGAACAACGATGAACGGCTGCGGATGAACGTCGTGCCTGCAAGCGACGTCTCTGCCGGCATCGCATCGGTGTTCAAGGCCGGGCAGGAGACCGGCTATCTGACGAAGACGCCGCCAGACTCGGTCATCTACGACGGCTTGAAGTGA
- a CDS encoding MFS transporter: protein MAMGVGPLTHYALAALGPFVVDDLDLSVGQYGQLWLVVFAAASVATTAGGWLADRMGLRGLFIATFAVSGLATIGAASAAGFLVLIVALVLSGVAQALANPATNRYLLERVDPRRRGSILGIKQSGVQASQLMAGLLLPPLAMWWGWRNALAVCCAVAIVGILATVPATGGPGPRRSATSSGSIRHGPEVAWLFVYAFAAGAVAQATNVYLPLFAHVELDLSASTAGLVVAVLGGVGVVARFLWGRGVQDVRDLRTPMSWLSVITVIALVGIMLTEQVGAWLVWPAAGLFGFSALAANVLVMVAVLNVTPADSIGRATGRVSLGLFLGFMCGPPSAGLVVERLGYPAMWMMLMAIGGFATVIPLAWRTRTPHLVAAA from the coding sequence ATGGCCATGGGTGTCGGCCCCTTGACGCACTACGCTCTCGCGGCGCTAGGGCCGTTCGTCGTAGACGACCTCGATCTCTCGGTCGGACAGTACGGTCAGCTGTGGTTGGTCGTGTTCGCGGCGGCGAGCGTGGCAACCACCGCCGGCGGTTGGCTTGCCGACCGGATGGGCCTCCGTGGTCTGTTCATCGCGACCTTCGCGGTGTCGGGGCTCGCAACCATAGGCGCGGCGTCGGCTGCTGGGTTTTTGGTCTTGATAGTGGCGCTCGTGCTGTCGGGAGTCGCGCAAGCACTGGCCAACCCGGCGACGAACCGCTACCTGCTCGAGCGGGTGGACCCACGTCGACGCGGGTCGATCTTGGGCATCAAGCAGTCCGGCGTGCAGGCGAGTCAGCTGATGGCGGGACTCCTGCTTCCCCCACTCGCAATGTGGTGGGGATGGCGGAACGCCCTTGCCGTGTGCTGTGCCGTCGCCATCGTCGGAATACTTGCAACCGTCCCGGCGACTGGCGGACCTGGGCCTCGTCGTAGCGCAACATCGTCAGGGTCGATAAGGCATGGCCCGGAGGTCGCGTGGCTGTTCGTCTACGCCTTCGCGGCCGGTGCCGTCGCCCAGGCGACGAACGTCTACCTTCCCTTGTTCGCGCACGTGGAGCTCGACCTGTCTGCATCGACGGCCGGGCTGGTTGTCGCCGTTCTCGGTGGCGTCGGCGTGGTCGCGAGATTCCTGTGGGGGAGGGGCGTACAGGATGTTCGCGACCTTCGTACGCCCATGAGCTGGCTGTCTGTGATCACGGTCATCGCGCTCGTCGGGATCATGCTCACTGAGCAGGTCGGTGCCTGGTTGGTCTGGCCGGCCGCCGGGCTCTTCGGCTTCAGTGCCCTTGCCGCCAATGTCCTCGTGATGGTCGCCGTCCTCAACGTCACTCCCGCCGACTCGATCGGGCGCGCCACGGGCCGGGTGTCGCTCGGCCTGTTCTTGGGCTTCATGTGCGGCCCGCCCTCAGCAGGGCTCGTCGTTGAACGTCTCGGCTACCCGGCCATGTGGATGATGCTGATGGCGATCGGTGGCTTCGCAACCGTCATCCCCCTGGCATGGAGGACGAGGACCCCGCACCTGGTCGCTGCTGCTTAA